From Arachis stenosperma cultivar V10309 chromosome 2, arast.V10309.gnm1.PFL2, whole genome shotgun sequence, one genomic window encodes:
- the LOC130962962 gene encoding uncharacterized protein LOC130962962 yields MTKNRSWKNNETVVLTEECSAIIQHKLPQKLKDPKSFQIPCIIGEITVEKALCGLGASINLMSLTMMRKMKIEEAKPTRMALQLADRSFKFSHGIVEDLLVKVGDFIFPADFVVLDMEEGAKTSIILGRPFSATAGAIIDVQKGELVLRLHEEKMIFNVFKAMSYPQDLLGEYMRLDSVDAVVQETLEEELEELTEEEELVSRIEAAAAEMHVQGTLEGKDERKKYPNLS; encoded by the coding sequence ATGACAAAGAATAGAAGCTGGAAGAACAATGAAACTGTGGTACTCACCGAAGAATGCAGCGCCATCATCCAACACAAATTGCCCCAGAAATTGAAGGATCCCAAGAGCTTCCAAATCCCTTGTATCATAGGGGAAATCACAGTAGAGAAGGCTTTATGTGGcctaggagctagcataaatctGATGTCCTTAACAATGATGAGGAAAATGAAGATTGAGGAggctaaaccaacaagaatggctcTGCAACTAGCAGATCGATCATTCAAGTTTTCTCACGGAATAGTAGAAGACTTGTTGGTAAAGGTGGGAGACTTCATCTTTCCAGCAGACTTTGTAGTATTGGACATGGAGGAAGGAGCCAAGACCTCTATCATCTTGGGAAGGCCATTCTCGGCCACTGCtggagccatcattgatgtccaaaagggtgaacttGTCCTTAGACTACATGAGGAGAAAATGATATTCAATGTGTTCAAGGCCATGAGTTACCCACAGGACTTATTGGGAGAATATATGAGGTTGGACTCGGTAGATGCTGTGGTGCAAGAAACTCTTGAAGAAGAACTTGAGGAGTTAACAGAAGAAGAGGAATTAGTATCAAGGATTGAGGCTGCAGCCGCTGAAATGCATGTTCAAGGCACACTAGAAGGGAAGGATGAAAGAAAGAAGTACCCAAACTTGAGCTAA